The proteins below come from a single Zea mays cultivar B73 chromosome 8, Zm-B73-REFERENCE-NAM-5.0, whole genome shotgun sequence genomic window:
- the LOC103636051 gene encoding thiamine phosphate phosphatase-like protein: protein MASAPAPAVVVVFDFDRTIIDWDSDEWVITKLGAADAFQRLLPTMRWNPLMDRMMAELHARGKTPEDIRDCLRSAPLDTHVVSAIKRAAALGCDLKVVSDANTFFIETVLAHHGALGCFSEIATNPASVDADGRLRISPYHDSAAAPHGCSLCPDNMCKGKIMERIQATAASDKKQHFIYIGDGKGDYCPSLKLGEGDHVMPK from the exons ATGGcgtccgcgcccgcccccgccgtCGTGGTGGTATTCGACTTCGACCGGACCATCATCGACTGGGACAGCGACGAATGGGTCATCACCAAGCTCGGCGCCGCCGACGCCTTCCAGCGCCTGCTCCCAACCATGCGCTGGAACCCGCTCATG GACAGGATGATGGCGGAGCTGCACGCCAGAGGGAAGAcgcccgaggacatccgcgactgcCTCAGGAGCGCGCCGCTCGACACGCACGTCGTTTCTGCGATCAAGAGGGCGGCGGCGCTGGG GTGTGACCTGAAGGTGGTGAGCGACGCCAACACCTTCTTCATCGAGACCGTCCTGGCGCACCACGGCGCGCTCGGCTGCTTCTCCGAGATCGCTACCAACCCAGCGAGCGTCGACGCGGACGGCAGGCTCAGGATCTCGCCGTACCACGACTCCGCGGCCGCGCCACACGGGTGCAGCCTCTGCCCTGACAACATGTGCAAG GGCAAGATAATGGAGAGGATCCAAGCAACAGCAGCCAGTGACAAGAAGCAGCACTTCATCTACATCGGCGACGGGAAGGGAGATTACTGCCCATCCCTCAAACTTGGGGAAGGGGACCATGTCATGccaaagtga